A window from Melitaea cinxia chromosome 5, ilMelCinx1.1, whole genome shotgun sequence encodes these proteins:
- the LOC123653732 gene encoding 23 kDa integral membrane protein-like gives MKPRSIRCMKFFLALFNIIFILFGLALMAISVINMRERKTKPEHSALSRGVLSFLLTLGLGLMVTAVLGCVGALRENIKILYVHACFLIFLVSVEVIIGVGSAVLSAFVGGSSELRVQFYKNSTVEDESSNHQPFWDNLQSENQCCGVDGPQDYAILDRDIPASCCSRAHPLREGGARRHLHSSCINDKSYYTRGCEEVLREKKSLKGNIFITTGVIFILLEIVCIILAMWMARSVRNERRKLQQNLQAHFES, from the exons ATGAAGCCTAGAAGCATCCGCTGCATGAAGTTCTTTCTTGCTCTCTTCAACATTATTTTCATT CTTTTTGGGTTAGCCCTAATGGCGATCTCAGTGATCAACATGCGTGAGCGCAAGACGAAACCAGAACATTCTGCTCTTTCTCGAGGAGTGCTGTCTTTCCTTCTCACCCTGGGTCTCGGGCTGATGGTGACAGCTGTGCTGGGCTGTGTTGGGGCCTTGAGGGAAAATATCAAGATACTTTATGTG CACGCCTGTTTCCTCATATTCCTGGTGTCCGTGGAAGTCATAATTGGAGTTGGTAGCGCTGTGCTTAGCGCGTTTGTAGGGGGATCCAGTGAACTTAGGGTCCAATTCTATAAGAACAGCACTGTTGAAGATGAGAGTTCCAATCATCAGCCGTTTTGGGACAACTTACAATCTGAG AATCAATGCTGCGGTGTAGATGGTCCTCAAGATTATGCAATCTTGGATCGTGACATTCCAGCGTCTTGTTGCTCACGAGCGCATCCTCTACGCGAGGGAGGTGCTCGTCGGCACCTTCATTCATCGTGTATAAATGATAAATCTTATTACACGAGAGGGTGTGAGGAAGTCTTGAGGGAGAAGAAATCTTTGAaaggaaacatttttataacaactGGCGTTATTTTTATACTGCTGGAG ATTGTTTGCATCATACTTGCCATGTGGATGGCTAGATCGGTCAGAAATGAACGTCGAAAACTTCAACAGAATTTACAAGCACATTTCGAATCATAA
- the LOC123653731 gene encoding 23 kDa integral membrane protein-like — protein MFVNFADISRGCAKTLLLVLNGCCILIALCTFIFAVVDTKILKQYGEERASGTFAGDVIIIVTCILLISVAAFGSVGAVKSDVRILYLYIGFLMIMVILELLIAIYVSLQRYGLEFKVSEWLREDFFRNDTDDDVHGELWDNLQITYECCGLNGPDDYLAIQKQISLSCCPRAFRARTAYARQQLYRTCVESSTYYNDGCEDEILYALRADANWLVTVAVASFWFEAAGMLLAMWVANNTRNEVSVYKQTIRY, from the exons atgtttgttaattttgccGATATAAGTCGAGGCTGTGCTAAAACACTACTTctcgttcttaacggatgctGTATT cTCATAGCACTATGCACCTTCATTTTTGCTGTGGTGGACACAAAAATACTTAAGCAGTATGGCGAAGAGAGGGCCAGCGGTACCTTCGCCGGTGACGTCATCATTATCGTGACGTGCATCCTGCTCATATCCGTGGCAGCCTTTGGTTCTGTGGGAGCAGTAAAAAGTGACGTCAGGATACTTTACTTG TATATAGGTTTCCTAATGATCATGGTGATACTGGAACTGCTGATCGCTATCTACGTGTCTCTGCAACGCTATGGGCTGGAGTTCAAAGTGTCAGAGTGGTTGAGAGAAGATTTCTTCAGGAACGACACTGATGACGACGTGCATGGCGAGCTTTGGGATAACCTGCAGATCACT TATGAATGCTGTGGCCTCAATGGACCAGATGATTACTTAGCTATTCAGAAGCAGATCAGCTTATCTTGCTGTCCACGAGCCTTCCGTGCAAGGACCGCATACGCGAGGCAGCAACTTTACCGCACATGTGTAGA ATCCTCTACGTACTACAATGATGGGTGTGAAGATGAAATCTTGTACGCGTTGCGGGCAGATGCAAACTGGCTTGTCACAGTTGCTGTCGCTTCTTTTTGGTTTGAG GCCGCAGGGATGCTGCTCGCGATGTGGGTGGCGAACAATACCAGAAACGAAGTCTCCGTTTACAAGCAAACCATTCGATACTAA